The sequence CGTTGTCGACCACGAGGCGAAGATCCTTCGCCGGGTCATCGGCTTCGTCGAACAAACGGCGAGGTCCCTGCTGTCGGCGCCGCGGCCGTGCCCGTCGTGCCAGCCTCTGATCAGCGGAATCCGGTGAGGGACAGCAGGACGTATCCCACCGTGGTCAGCGGAAGGGCGAGCAGCAGCGCGAGCCCGCGCTGAGGCCAGGACCGGCTCACCAGCACGGTGAGTGCCACCCCCAACGGGACCAGGACAACGGTGTACTCAACGGTGTCCGCGGTTTCGTAGTTCGGGTCCCCGATGCGCCTGAGCTGCATCGTGGCCTCGGCGAACAGCACCGCACCCGGCATGGCTGCGGCGGCTGCGCGAAGACGGCCCCCGGTTCGCGCCAGTACGCCTGCCGCACCGAAGACCGTGCCGGCCACCACGCCCGACCCCATCCACAGCAACGCGGTTGCGTTGTACATGCTCGCCGGGGCATCACCCTGGATGAGCGTGGCGGCGAAGTAGTAGCTCGGCACGGCCAGGACCAGGCAGACGATCGCACCGAGGATGCCGACCGGCAACGTCCACCGGCTGAGGAAGGTCAGCAGGAACGCCGCCACGGCCCAGACCGCGATGGAGTTGCCCAGCCCGCCGAACGGAAAGGGCACGTACTTGATCCATACGAAGTCAAGGGCGCCCAAGAGCACGCTCGCGACGGGAACTACTACGGCCACGTTCCGGTTGATCGCCATGATCGCTGATCGTAGGAACCTGAGGAGCCCGGCACATCGAACCGCGGATGGACCACGCGGCCCGATGATCCGCCGAAAGGTAGACCGCCGGAGCAGGCACCCTCGACGCGTCACGCCACGGTGAGCCGGTCCGGGCCCGCCACCGGATTCCGTCGATGATCGTTCTGATGGTCCGTCTGCGCGGCCGATCACGGCCCGGGCGGCGACCGGTCGCAGACCTACCGGGCGCTCAGCCGGGTGGTCCCGGCGCTCGAGGCACGCGGCCTGCGATCCATCGGCGCCCTGACCGGCCCGGGCGTCAGCCGGCCTCCGCGCGACCGAACAGGGCCGCGAGCGTCGCGTCCGAGGCTGCCAGGGCGGCCCGGTCGAAGGTGCTGCCGGCCGCGACCAGCTCGGCCGCGCCGGTGCGCTCGACCAGCTCGGCCAGCCGGCTCTCCACCTGGGCCGGCGTGCCGGTGATCGCGGACGCGGCGCTCCGTTCGACGTACTGCTGCTGCCGCGGCGTGCGACGGGCGGACCGGACCGCGGCCACCGGTTCCAGGGGCGGGAACACCCCGGTGGTACGGCTCACCGCCATCGCCCAGGCCTCGGGCAGGATCAGTTCGGCGGCCTCCGCGGCGGTGTCGGCGACCAGCACGTCGAGGCTGACCGCCACCCACGGCTCGGGCCGCGTGGCGGTCGGCCGGAAGGCCCGCCGGTAGCCGGCCAGCGCCTCCCGCCCGGGCGCCGGGTCGCCGCCGACCCCGAGCAGCGGACCGCCCACGATCACCGGCAGCCCCAGCTCGGCCGCGATCGGCAGGCCCGTGCCGGTGGCGAGCACGTACAGCGGCACCGGGCCGTCCGGCTGCGGGTGCAGGCCGATCTCGGCCGTCCCGGTCAGGAAGGCGCGCAGCTCGGCCAGGTCGGCGGCGAAGTCCCGGTCGGTCTGGCGCAGCGCCCGGCGCACCGGCGCGGTGAAGCCGGGCGAGCGGCCCAGCCCCAGGTCGACGCGGCCCGGCGCGAACGCGGACAGGGTGGCGAACTGTTCGGCGACCACGAGCGGCTGGTGGTGCGGCAGCATCACCCCGGCCGAGCCGAGCCGGATGCGGGTCGTCGCGCCGGCCAGCGCGGCGAGCAGCACCGCCGGCGCCGCGCCCGCGACGCCGGGCACCCCGTGGTGCTCGGCCACCCAGATCCGGTCGTAGCCGAGCCGTTCGGCGTGGGCCGCGCGGGCCACCGTGCCGCGCACCGCCGCCGGCTCGGGCTCGCCGGCACGCGTACGGGAACGGTCCAGCAGGGAGAGCCGGGGCGCGGAATCGATCACGCCAGGTGCAGCGTCGCCGGGCGGAGGCTTGTTCCTCGGCTCGCCGTCACGCCGACCGGGGCAGCGGCGCCGCCGGGTCGCGCGCCGGGCGGGTGCCGGCCTTGCGCGCGTACATCGCCATGTCCGCCTCGTGCAGCAGCAGGTCCGGATCCCAGGCGGGCCCGGCCGTGGCGGCGCCGATGCTGGCGCGCAGCGGCACCACCGCGTCGCCGATCGGCACCTCGGCGTGCAGCGCCTCGGCGAGGGCGGCGGCCAGCTCGGCGCGGCGCCGCGGGTCCGGGTCCTCGACCAGCACGGCGAACTCGTCACCGCCGAGCCGGGCCACCACGTCGGTGCCGCGCGCGCAGCCGCGCAGCCGGCGGCCCACCTCGGTGAGCAGCTCGTCGCCCGCCGCGTGGCCGTAGCGGTCGTTGACCGGCTTGAACCCGTCGAGGTCGATGAGGAAGACCGTCGGGGTGGCCGCCACCGTCAGCCGGTCCATGAACAGCGCCCGGTTCGCCAGCCCGGTCAGCCGGTCGTGGTAGGCCAGCTCGCGCAGCCGCTCGGACAGGTCGGCGATCTGCCGGAACGCGGCGAGCTGCCGCAACCCGACCAGGACGCCGCAGACGAACATCCCGACCAGCAGGATCCACGCGTGCGCGGTCAGGCCGTGCCGCAGCAGCTCGACGACGAGCAGGGCGAAGGTCGCCACGATCGCCAGGTACGGGGTGAGGCTGTACCGGAGACCGCGCTCGCGCGCCGGGGCGTCCGGCGCGCCGGCGTGCAGCAGTTGAAGCCGGGCGCCGGCCGCGAGCAGCAGCGCGCCGACCACCTCCAGGCTCAGCACCGCCCCGGCGTGCGCGAGGGCCCAGCCGTCCGGCAGCCCGAGCAGCACCCCCTGGCAGCCCGCGGCGACGCCGCAGACCCACCCGGTAACCGGGGCGAACGGCGGGTTGCCGCCCATCAGCAGCTTGATCATGGCGAGGACTTCCAGGAACAGCGGCGCGGGACCGGTCACCAGCGCCGCGATCCACTGGACCTGGGACTGGCCGGCCTGGTCGCCGGCGGTCAGGTCGATCGCGTAGAGGCTGACCGCGGACGCC is a genomic window of Actinoplanes teichomyceticus ATCC 31121 containing:
- a CDS encoding MsnO8 family LLM class oxidoreductase; protein product: MIDSAPRLSLLDRSRTRAGEPEPAAVRGTVARAAHAERLGYDRIWVAEHHGVPGVAGAAPAVLLAALAGATTRIRLGSAGVMLPHHQPLVVAEQFATLSAFAPGRVDLGLGRSPGFTAPVRRALRQTDRDFAADLAELRAFLTGTAEIGLHPQPDGPVPLYVLATGTGLPIAAELGLPVIVGGPLLGVGGDPAPGREALAGYRRAFRPTATRPEPWVAVSLDVLVADTAAEAAELILPEAWAMAVSRTTGVFPPLEPVAAVRSARRTPRQQQYVERSAASAITGTPAQVESRLAELVERTGAAELVAAGSTFDRAALAASDATLAALFGRAEAG
- a CDS encoding DUF6518 family protein codes for the protein MAINRNVAVVVPVASVLLGALDFVWIKYVPFPFGGLGNSIAVWAVAAFLLTFLSRWTLPVGILGAIVCLVLAVPSYYFAATLIQGDAPASMYNATALLWMGSGVVAGTVFGAAGVLARTGGRLRAAAAAMPGAVLFAEATMQLRRIGDPNYETADTVEYTVVLVPLGVALTVLVSRSWPQRGLALLLALPLTTVGYVLLSLTGFR
- a CDS encoding GGDEF domain-containing protein, with product MERIGAVRRVDGGLVLLGAVAVVVLACCAVGDAAWLGRVVWPVVTAGFAGFAVISWRVARTTSSRGVRRLWGTCVLAGAGFVLAGLIQFAAAIRDARAPGVVLGTGAYATALSAGTAAVLVGLLSGPPAVASGQARIRYRLDVTTVMVAASAVSLYAIDLTAGDQAGQSQVQWIAALVTGPAPLFLEVLAMIKLLMGGNPPFAPVTGWVCGVAAGCQGVLLGLPDGWALAHAGAVLSLEVVGALLLAAGARLQLLHAGAPDAPARERGLRYSLTPYLAIVATFALLVVELLRHGLTAHAWILLVGMFVCGVLVGLRQLAAFRQIADLSERLRELAYHDRLTGLANRALFMDRLTVAATPTVFLIDLDGFKPVNDRYGHAAGDELLTEVGRRLRGCARGTDVVARLGGDEFAVLVEDPDPRRRAELAAALAEALHAEVPIGDAVVPLRASIGAATAGPAWDPDLLLHEADMAMYARKAGTRPARDPAAPLPRSA